GAGCAGGAGCCTGGGCCGATCTCGCTGCAGCCAGGCGGGTGGTTCATGACCCAAGTCGAGTAACATGACGACAAACAGGAATAGTACCATAATGGCTCCGGCGTAGACGATCACCTGTACGACGGCGATGAACTGCGCCTGCAGCAGCAGATAGATCCCCGACAGCGCGAAGAACGTCCCAACCAGCGAGAGGGCGCAGTAGACCGGATTTTGCAGGACGATGACCAGTACCGCGGCGACAAGCGCCAGTGCGGCTAACGGCACAAACACCAGCCATTCCATCCCTACCTCAACGCCACAAACACGGCCGTCACCATAATGTTGACCAGCGCGATGGGCAGCAGAACCTTCCACCCGAATCGCATCAGTTGGTCGTATCTGAAGCGCGGCAGCGTACCACGAAGCCAGATGAAGAGAAAAATAAACAGGTAGAGCTTGATGAGAAACCAGACCACCGGCGGCAACCATGGCCCCCTCCACCCGCCCAGGAACAGTGTTGTCGCCATGGCCGACACGGTGATCATGTTGGCATATTCAGCCATGAAGTACATGGCGAACTTCATCGAGCTGTACTCGACGTGGAAGCCGGCCACCAGTTCCGTCTCGGCCTCCGGCAGATCGAAGGGAGCGCGGTTGGTCTCGGCGACAGCGCAGACCAGGAAGATGAGGAATCCGATCGGCTGTAGGACGATAAACCACACCTTGGCCTGGGTATCCACAATCTGCACCAGGCTCAGCGATTGCGACAGCATCACCACGCCCACCACCGACAGACCCAAGGAGAGCTCATAACTGATCATCTGGGCCG
Above is a window of Candidatus Methylomirabilis sp. DNA encoding:
- a CDS encoding NADH-quinone oxidoreductase subunit J; protein product: MEWLVFVPLAALALVAAVLVIVLQNPVYCALSLVGTFFALSGIYLLLQAQFIAVVQVIVYAGAIMVLFLFVVMLLDLGHEPPAWLQRDRPRLLLGVGVVAFLLLELAIPISSRISHGPQGPYTVELVNAVGNTQLVGRFLFTDFLIPFEITSIILLIAIIGAMVLARR
- the nuoH gene encoding NADH-quinone oxidoreductase subunit NuoH, with the translated sequence MPDGAFFVVMVTKIVVVFGLMLLSVTYLTWVERKVIGDIQVRLGPMRVGPHGLLQPIADGIKLLFKEDIIPQAADRTLYILAPALTLIPAFISFAVIPFGDQIRLFGQTINLVITDVNIGLLYVFGVASLGIYGIVLGGWASNNKYALLGGLRSSAQMISYELSLGLSVVGVVMLSQSLSLVQIVDTQAKVWFIVLQPIGFLIFLVCAVAETNRAPFDLPEAETELVAGFHVEYSSMKFAMYFMAEYANMITVSAMATTLFLGGWRGPWLPPVVWFLIKLYLFIFLFIWLRGTLPRFRYDQLMRFGWKVLLPIALVNIMVTAVFVALR